The genomic window AGAAAACTCGTCATACTCCTTGGCAATTGGATTGAGGAAGACAGAGAAAAGGTGGTGGCAAAATGATAACTAATAATGCCCCACGAAACTCTATCGGGCATATTCTTTTTCAATACGATTTATATCCAGAGAAAATTGAGCAATTTGGCAAGGTGAAAAAAATAGTCTCACCAAGGGGGACCTTTGCCCTAAAAGAGTCTTCAATGAGTAGAGACCAAGCTCAATGGTTTTCACATGTGATGAACAGGTTAGAGAAGCTAAATTACAAACAATTACTGCCTCTAATACCGACGAAATATGGAGACTTAACAATTAATTATGGGGATAAAACGTACTATTTACAGCCTTGGTTCCAGGAAGATGCGCAAATTCCTGATGATAATAAAGAAAAGAAATTGTTCAAACAGATGGGAAAGCTTCATGGCCTAACTGTGAAACATCAGGAATTTTCAGAGGAAACCATCAAGAAGTCATATCAGGATTTAATTAACCGCTGGGAAAAAAGGCGTCTTGAAATGGAGTATTTTGCGGAGGAAGCAGAAAGAAAAACGTACATGTCTCCTTTTGAGCTCACCTTTCTTACCCATTACAGTAGGCTCGATATGATGGCCAAAAGTGCTAGCAATTATTTAAAAGAGTGGCACGATGAATGTCTTGAAAAAAAGAGCTTTCGAGCAGTTCTCTGCCACGGGAAATTAGACCGTACCCATATTTTTTATCATCCCAATGGCTATGGTTATTTATTTAATTTTGAAAAAGCAGTCCTTGATACACCTGCAAGAGATTTAGCTATCTCGTTTCGAAAGTCATTTCAGTATACATTATGGAATGAAGATCAGGGGGCCGATTGGTTAGAAAACTACCAGCAGTTTCTACTGCTTGAGGAGGAAGAGAAAAAATTATTTGCGAGTTATATAATTTACCCTGAACTCATCTTCCATTGTCTAGATTTATATAAAAAAAGAGATGGTAGTATCACAGAGCTCCAATATGTCCAGCTATTAGAGAAGAGAATTATTACAATGACAAGAGTCAACCATTTTATTCATAAAACATTATTGAATCAAGAAAGCAGTCAACCTTAGGTTATAAGGTTACTGCTTTTTTTTAGTTAGGCTTTATAGCAAACTAAAATAAACCAACAACATAGGATAGATAAAGAACGACAAGAATGGCTAACAGGACAACATCTATAGTTGTTGGAAATAAAATTGTTCGTAAAAGCTGAAACATGGTCAATGGGATTAAAAATTGATAGCCAATATCACGAACTCTCCGTAACCAAAGAGGAAGCCGGTATTTACCTTTTTTAAACACACAAAGGACCTCCTTTTTCTCCTATTCATGTATTATCTTATGCACCCTTCCATAGGCCTGTGAATAAGTTTTGCACAAACGTGTAAGATAAGGAAAAAGAAGGAAGTGAGACTGTGAATCAAATCTTTGTCATGTATGAGGTTTTGTGGGGAATTGTTTGTCTTTGGCTTATTTGGTTTATTATTCGTGTCGTCTTAAGTAAAGAAAATGACCAATAATAGGGGTGCCTATTTTGTTAATAATGATGCAAATTGCTTGGAAAATCATAAAGGAAAAGCGTCATAGAGCATTTTTGCTTGGTGGTAGTACTGCGATTGCAGCTTTTTTACTTTTTACTAGTTATTTTTTTATACATTCTTTAAATGCAAGTATGATTGCTGTTGATGGAAGGCTTGGTGCGGACCTAATTGTTGTCCCAAAAGGAATGGGGGCGTATGCTGGAGATAATATTATCTCCGGGGCGGTTAATGAGCTTTACTTTGATGAGCACGTCGCCATGGAGAAGCTATCATCAATGAAAGATATCACTGAGTTAGCGCCACAACTTTTTCTCCAGACTGTTTCAACCTCATGTTGTGGGACAATGGGCGATTTTCCGGTTGTTGCATTTGATCCTGAACGTGACTTCACATTAAAAGCGTTTATGCCAGGGGTTCAAAACCTTGGTGAAAATGAAATTGTCATAGGAATAAACGCTGGAGGTGAACGATTTTTATATCATTACGACGATGACTATATAAAGGAAAAAGTCATGCTGTTTTTACAACCATTTATCGTAAAAAATGCCTTATTTCCAACTGGGACAGGTGCAGATGAAAC from Anaerobacillus sp. CMMVII includes these protein-coding regions:
- the ysxE gene encoding spore coat protein YsxE; translation: MITNNAPRNSIGHILFQYDLYPEKIEQFGKVKKIVSPRGTFALKESSMSRDQAQWFSHVMNRLEKLNYKQLLPLIPTKYGDLTINYGDKTYYLQPWFQEDAQIPDDNKEKKLFKQMGKLHGLTVKHQEFSEETIKKSYQDLINRWEKRRLEMEYFAEEAERKTYMSPFELTFLTHYSRLDMMAKSASNYLKEWHDECLEKKSFRAVLCHGKLDRTHIFYHPNGYGYLFNFEKAVLDTPARDLAISFRKSFQYTLWNEDQGADWLENYQQFLLLEEEEKKLFASYIIYPELIFHCLDLYKKRDGSITELQYVQLLEKRIITMTRVNHFIHKTLLNQESSQP